The following proteins are encoded in a genomic region of Arachis ipaensis cultivar K30076 chromosome B02, Araip1.1, whole genome shotgun sequence:
- the LOC107626121 gene encoding uncharacterized protein LOC107626121, with product MLLPPSRIAASSSSSSARQFLIFICSIALLPPSVGRSVTIVFVWSSQILPTHHRLLSCVRRLASVSITILPLSSQTAQKKNPSPFQFPSFEFREQKLNQEKNLRLRRRTRSGFLRQLKIPGIFSITNSLLFGMSTDMVRVRHIFQLYNIILRFSCLYRRNT from the exons ATGCTTCTTCCTCCTTCAAGAATCGCAGCTTCTTCTTCCTCGAGCTCGGCGCGTCAGTTCCTGATATTCATCTGCTCCATCGCGCTCCTGCCGCCGTCCGTCGGACGCTCAGTCACCATCGTCTTCGTCTGGTCGTCGCAGATTCTTCCAACCCACCACCGTCTTCTGAGTTGTGTTCGTCGCCTGGCCTCTGTCTCCATCACGATTCTGCCCCTCTCTTCTCAGACTGCTCAGAAGAAAAACCCATCTCCATTCCAGTTTCCTTCCTTCGAGTTCAGAGAGCAGAAGCTCAACCAAGAAAAAAACCTTAGACTTCGACG GCGTACAAGGAGTGGATTCTTAAGACAATTGAAGATACCTGGAATCTTTTCCATCACAAATTCACTGCTCTTTGGGATGAGCACAGACATGGTGCGGGTGAGGCATATCTTCCAGCTATATAATATAATCCTGAGGTTCAGCTGCTTGTACAGAAGAAATACATGA